The DNA window AGATGAGCACGCCCTTCATCTCGGCGACATAGGAATCGGCCGTTCCAAAATCCGTGGTCAGTGTGAGCAGCGCAGGCATGGGAAGATCCTAGCGCGCCGGGGGCGTTTGAAAAAACGGCGAGAGCGG is part of the Chrysiogenia bacterium genome and encodes:
- a CDS encoding SAM-dependent chlorinase/fluorinase, with product MPALLTLTTDFGTADSYVAEMKGVLI